A stretch of uncultured Methanobrevibacter sp. DNA encodes these proteins:
- a CDS encoding glycosyltransferase yields the protein MSWLVVILVFLLASIKTTKGSDKSVSIVIPAYNEEATVAKVVSVARKLSYVTEVIVVDDGSTDRTVEEAESAGATVISHIMNEGKGSAIKTGFKNSHGNIVAFIDADISNFTSEKIDKIIRPILEDQTDITKTKFARESGRVTELTAKPLLGFFFPELNYEQPLSGQFAGKRSALNKIRFEKDYGVDVGIVLDADVHGIKILEVDIGDISHDMSPLADLNKMANEVVRTIIDRAVEYGRVTMMDKLGNYIRMAIMGLSLIILGLFMIFFVPFIPVLISVFVAFIGVVLTVFYFLRIIRRSIPILKKSNTRASLQSFVRMHFPLIVAGLILILMLSTFLSAASFDDGKISVELTSRNFVYAPSDHNQQTISVRGPYTIDSALENETDILRVPADALSTLEMTENDTMIIDGKSYFINGTKEGDSGDRFRLPSRVKRGLDLSDGEVIPNSRLTEVFQGITVKHNIQFNNLSDVMEGFVEFDISPKSTNATFFNLTLDNESILSSVGNFENDSSYSISYDGKIMCTFDYDDVKNGNLTFTFDGKDGMVEFENRNSTSIRNYVSSDRDSFVQLRSL from the coding sequence GTGTCTTGGCTAGTAGTGATTTTAGTGTTTTTGCTTGCTTCAATCAAAACAACTAAGGGTTCTGATAAATCAGTTTCCATTGTTATTCCTGCATACAATGAAGAGGCTACTGTCGCTAAAGTGGTAAGCGTAGCTCGCAAGCTATCATATGTGACTGAAGTTATAGTAGTTGATGATGGATCCACTGACAGAACTGTTGAAGAGGCTGAAAGCGCTGGAGCTACTGTAATAAGCCACATAATGAATGAAGGTAAAGGTTCAGCTATTAAAACAGGTTTTAAAAACTCTCATGGAAATATTGTAGCATTTATTGATGCAGACATTTCTAACTTCACTTCAGAAAAGATAGATAAAATCATCAGGCCGATATTAGAGGACCAGACTGACATTACCAAAACCAAGTTTGCAAGGGAAAGCGGTCGTGTAACCGAGCTTACTGCAAAGCCTCTTTTAGGATTCTTCTTCCCTGAACTTAATTATGAACAGCCTTTAAGTGGTCAGTTTGCAGGTAAGCGTTCTGCATTGAATAAAATAAGATTTGAAAAGGATTACGGTGTGGATGTTGGTATTGTACTTGATGCTGATGTTCACGGAATAAAGATTTTGGAAGTTGATATTGGAGACATTAGTCATGACATGTCCCCACTTGCCGATTTAAACAAGATGGCTAATGAAGTTGTCAGAACAATTATTGACAGAGCTGTGGAATACGGCCGTGTCACTATGATGGACAAATTGGGAAACTATATTAGAATGGCCATTATGGGATTGTCCTTAATCATTTTAGGGCTTTTCATGATATTCTTTGTACCATTCATACCTGTTTTAATCTCTGTATTTGTTGCATTTATCGGTGTTGTTCTGACTGTATTTTATTTCTTGCGTATCATTAGAAGGTCCATACCTATTCTAAAGAAAAGCAATACTCGGGCGTCATTGCAATCATTTGTAAGAATGCATTTCCCATTGATTGTCGCAGGATTGATTTTAATTTTAATGCTTTCCACATTCTTATCTGCAGCAAGCTTTGATGACGGTAAAATCTCTGTAGAGCTTACTTCAAGGAACTTTGTTTATGCTCCATCTGACCATAACCAGCAAACCATTTCTGTTAGAGGGCCATATACCATTGACAGCGCTTTAGAGAATGAAACAGATATTTTAAGAGTTCCTGCAGATGCCTTAAGCACATTGGAAATGACCGAAAACGATACGATGATTATTGATGGAAAATCATACTTTATAAACGGCACAAAAGAGGGGGATAGTGGAGACAGATTCAGATTGCCATCAAGGGTTAAACGTGGATTGGATCTCTCTGATGGTGAAGTCATACCAAACAGTCGCTTGACAGAAGTTTTCCAAGGCATAACAGTAAAGCATAATATTCAATTCAATAACTTAAGCGATGTAATGGAAGGATTCGTTGAATTTGACATCAGTCCAAAATCCACTAATGCAACATTCTTCAATTTGACTTTAGATAACGAATCCATCTTGTCTTCAGTTGGAAACTTTGAAAATGATTCAAGCTATTCAATTTCATATGATGGAAAGATCATGTGCACATTTGATTATGATGACGTTAAAAATGGAAATCTCACATTCACCTTTGATGGAAAGGATGGAATGGTAGAGTTTGAGAATAGAAACAGCACTTCAATCAGAAATTATGTTTCCAGTGATAGGGATTCGTTTGTTCAGTTAAGATCACTTTGA
- a CDS encoding CTP-dependent riboflavin kinase — protein sequence MEITGIVTTGLGKAAYFLGQDFYKNQFREKCGFTPFPGTLNLIVEEDKLEDIRLMKNSCKNLIKPDQGFGAVRYIRAHLNKDIEGAIVFPDKTTHDENYLEFISKDKLRDKYNFKDGDEVTLTIDI from the coding sequence ATGGAAATTACAGGAATAGTTACAACAGGATTGGGAAAGGCAGCATATTTTTTAGGCCAGGATTTCTATAAGAATCAATTTAGGGAAAAATGCGGATTCACTCCATTTCCTGGAACCTTGAACCTCATTGTAGAAGAGGATAAGCTTGAGGATATACGATTAATGAAAAATAGCTGCAAGAATCTTATAAAGCCAGATCAAGGATTCGGTGCAGTAAGGTATATTCGAGCTCATTTAAACAAGGACATAGAAGGAGCTATTGTATTTCCAGACAAGACAACTCATGATGAGAATTATTTGGAATTCATATCCAAGGACAAGTTAAGGGACAAATACAATTTCAAAGATGGGGATGAAGTTACTTTAACTATCGATATTTAA
- a CDS encoding zinc-ribbon domain-containing protein, translated as MKKCVHCGKENVDEAIFCADCGAKLGTYNSSTSSSASTTDNSLNYSSNQTSNQANNKEPNKLKVCCCYVPIVLFVLFLAAALIYAGFAESFGTYYPDDFNYLDSNADGKVTFEEITEVNWIYLDNSTLKRFFEGADLNHNGYLKGHEFDLFGDDVVSYGESSEDTSSNNDEYKYSSSSSSSSSSHGRDYSSGNSKATNSLNNKEFDSSEGYVLTCPYCGSESVYETGGHYRCAECGSNIYNPDDLELGYWEGYMELLAPVY; from the coding sequence ATGAAAAAATGTGTTCATTGTGGAAAGGAAAACGTTGATGAGGCTATTTTTTGTGCTGATTGTGGTGCAAAATTAGGCACTTATAATAGTTCCACCTCTTCAAGTGCCTCAACAACTGATAATTCTTTAAATTATTCTTCTAATCAAACAAGCAATCAAGCAAATAATAAAGAACCGAATAAATTAAAGGTCTGCTGTTGCTATGTACCTATAGTTCTATTTGTTCTCTTTTTAGCAGCTGCATTAATTTACGCCGGATTTGCTGAAAGTTTTGGAACATACTATCCTGATGATTTTAATTATTTGGACTCAAATGCCGATGGCAAGGTAACCTTTGAAGAAATTACAGAAGTGAACTGGATTTATTTAGATAATTCAACACTTAAAAGATTCTTTGAGGGTGCTGATCTTAATCATAACGGTTATTTGAAAGGTCATGAATTTGATCTTTTTGGGGATGATGTAGTAAGTTATGGAGAGTCTTCTGAAGACACCAGTTCCAACAATGATGAGTATAAATATTCATCATCTTCCTCATCTTCAAGTTCCAGCCATGGCCGTGATTACAGTTCAGGAAATTCCAAAGCGACAAATAGTCTCAACAACAAGGAATTTGATAGTTCAGAAGGATATGTCTTGACCTGTCCATACTGTGGAAGTGAATCAGTATATGAAACCGGAGGGCATTACAGATGTGCTGAATGTGGCAGTAACATTTACAATCCAGACGATTTGGAATTAGGATATTGGGAAGGATATATGGAGTTATTGGCCCCAGTATATTAA
- a CDS encoding glycosyl transferase: MTENSSNKPNNSKKRNRNNSSNSNKKLIKEISKLKEELEIRNEEIQELEYELSLKDEKIDDIRNDLELKNVEIDEYSQKIDEKDQKITNLNNTLIKYKFEKEKLDLKLKNEINYEKSRMKEMDDLEKKINEKIAIIDDKQDQINYLRSLINDYKEQVKSNTDNLELQLKKITRTYDNLLSQKDSIIEKQDKTIEEMIDSAKQLAKDNNATITSLELQIGNYRELLKKYEN; the protein is encoded by the coding sequence ATGACAGAGAATTCATCAAACAAACCTAATAATTCCAAAAAGAGAAACAGGAACAATTCCAGCAATTCCAATAAGAAGCTAATAAAGGAAATCAGCAAGCTAAAGGAAGAGCTTGAAATCAGGAATGAGGAAATTCAGGAATTGGAATATGAATTGTCCTTGAAGGATGAAAAGATAGATGACATCAGAAACGATTTGGAATTGAAGAATGTGGAAATCGATGAATACAGTCAGAAGATAGATGAAAAGGATCAAAAGATCACCAATCTCAACAACACTCTCATCAAATACAAGTTTGAAAAGGAAAAGCTTGACTTGAAGCTAAAGAATGAAATCAACTATGAAAAGTCAAGAATGAAAGAGATGGATGATTTGGAGAAAAAGATCAATGAGAAAATAGCTATCATTGATGACAAGCAGGATCAAATCAATTATCTCAGAAGCCTAATCAATGACTATAAGGAACAGGTAAAAAGCAATACTGACAACTTGGAATTGCAGCTTAAGAAGATAACAAGAACATATGACAATCTCCTCTCTCAAAAGGATTCAATCATAGAAAAGCAAGACAAGACAATTGAGGAAATGATCGATTCTGCTAAGCAATTGGCTAAGGACAATAATGCTACAATAACCAGTCTTGAATTGCAGATCGGCAATTATAGAGAGCTATTGAAAAAGTATGAAAATTAA